One stretch of Negativicutes bacterium DNA includes these proteins:
- a CDS encoding ABC transporter ATP-binding protein yields the protein MGMRGTNSDDDKKPLNELDPQLFIRLGSFVKPYTMKMVISIFCMLMTSATSLIAPTLLRYAIDYGMVAKNQVVINQIVIVYVLAYAANWFFTYWQTYLMSKVGQDIIFDIRQTLFTKIQELGLKFYDKWQAGRIMSRLTNDIDALNQLVTSGLTNIINDLFTLITITVIMLLMNWRLALICFLTLPLIIFTTVYFTTHMRQAYFLVRRRIADVNANLQESISGIKVTQSFTRENKNLQRFAQVNQENFDANMIAGVLHAAFFPLVECIGALGIALVLGFGGVFVVKNLGGMTVGMVSAFMVYVTRFFTPIRDLSNELNTIQSAGVSL from the coding sequence AACCTTATACCATGAAAATGGTGATTTCCATCTTTTGCATGCTGATGACCTCTGCCACCAGCCTGATTGCCCCAACCCTGCTGCGCTATGCCATTGATTACGGTATGGTTGCGAAAAATCAAGTGGTTATCAACCAAATCGTGATCGTCTATGTGTTGGCGTATGCGGCCAACTGGTTCTTTACTTATTGGCAGACCTATCTGATGTCAAAGGTGGGTCAGGATATCATTTTTGATATTCGGCAAACCCTCTTTACGAAAATCCAGGAGCTGGGCCTGAAGTTCTATGACAAGTGGCAAGCCGGCCGGATCATGTCGCGTTTGACCAACGATATTGACGCGCTCAATCAACTCGTTACTTCGGGCTTAACCAACATCATCAATGATCTTTTTACCCTGATTACCATCACGGTAATCATGCTGCTGATGAACTGGCGGCTGGCGCTGATCTGCTTTTTGACTCTGCCGCTGATTATTTTCACCACCGTTTATTTTACAACACATATGCGGCAAGCTTATTTTCTGGTGCGGCGGCGGATTGCGGATGTCAATGCCAATTTGCAGGAGAGCATTTCCGGGATTAAGGTTACGCAGTCATTTACACGGGAAAATAAAAATTTACAGCGTTTTGCTCAGGTCAATCAAGAAAATTTCGACGCCAATATGATCGCAGGCGTCCTGCATGCCGCTTTCTTCCCCCTGGTTGAATGTATTGGCGCTTTGGGGATTGCGCTCGTGCTCGGCTTCGGCGGTGTTTTTGTCGTGAAAAATTTGGGCGGCATGACGGTCGGCATGGTCAGCGCCTTTATGGTTTACGTGACACGTTTCTTCACACCGATCCGTGACCTCTCCAATGAACTGAATACCATTCAATCGGCCGGTGTTTCTCTG